The segment GTAGGGCGAGCCGTGCTTTCCGATCGCGGCGAGATGGACCGGGAGCCAGACGGCGTGCGTGAGCAGCGAGAGGAAATGCGGCGCGGGGTGCTCGAGCGTGACGCGCAGCGTGCGCGCATCCAGCGCGGCGGCACCCACGTGGGCGAAGTCCTTGCCCGTGCCGGAATGAAAGGCCTCGGCACCCTGCAGTACGTACAGCAGGCTGGCGTTGTCCGCCGCGAGCGACGGCGTGAGCACGCGCTGCCACGAGGCGACGAAATCACCGGCGGTGACGGGCTCGCCGTTGGACCAGCGCGTGTCGCTGCGCAGGTGGAACGTGTAGATCAAGCCATCCGGCGAAACTTCCCAACGCTCGGCCACGCCGGGGACGGGATGAAGATCGACCGGATCCTCCGACACGAGGCCTTCGAACAGTGCGGACGCCACGTCCATCTCGGTGATGTTCACCGCGAGATGAGGATCGAGATCGGCGACGTCGTGACCGACGCCGCGGTGTAGCACGCGTTCGGCATCGCCGCGCTCGACGGAGGATTCGCGCGGACCGCAACCCGCGGCGAAAATCATCGCCGCAAAAAGGCCCAGAAGGCGTAAAAGGAGCGAAGGCTGAAACGCTGTGCGAGAACCGGTGGGCATCGCGTTAGCTCCGTTTCAGCAACGCGACCGCGTGCGCGGCAATCGCGAGCCCGCGGCCGAGGTCGTCGATCCCTTCGTTGGTGGTGGCTTTGAGGCCGATCTCGTCTGGGAGCAGCCCGGCGGATTTCGCCAGCGTCGACTTCATCTCCGTGAGCCGGGGCTGGAGCTTGGGTTTTTCGGCAATGACGGTGGCGTCGATGTTCACGATTTCGAAACCGCGTTGGCGGATTTCGGCGCGGACGCGCTGCAGCAGCACCTGCGAATCGATGTTCTTGAAGGCAGGATCGGTGTTAGGGAAAAAGTGTCCGATATCCGGCAGACCGGCGGCGCCTAGCAGCGCGTCGCAAATCGCGTGGGTGAGGCAATCGGCGTCGGAGTGACCCTCGAGGCCGAAATCCACCTCAAACCGCACGCCTCCGAGGATGAGCGGCCGGCCGGCGACGATCCGGTGGATGTCGTAGCCGTGGCCGATGCGAAGGTTCATGCGGCGATCTTCACCGCCGCGCGCGCAAAAACCACGAAAAAGTGTGGGGAGGCAGCCGCGTAGGGCCGCCGTTCACCGGCGGCCGGGAACGAGAACGAGAGCGAGCGCATGTCGAATTCGCGGCCGGTGGCGGATTCGACCAGCTCACCGCAGGCGAGCGCCGGCCCTACGGCTGAGAAGGCCGCGTCAGCGGCTCAGCAGAAACTCCAGATACGCCAGATCGGCGGGCGTGGTGAGCTTCGGGTTCGGATAAGGATTCTCCAGCAGGGCGACGGGTTCGCGCAGCAGCTCGACCGCCGCGGCATCATCCGTGATCCGTCGGCCGAGCGAGACAACCTTGGCGTAGGCGCGGACGATGAGTTCGCGCGAGAAAACCTGCGGTGTCTCCATCGCCCAAAGCTTGGCGCGATCCAGCGTACGCAGCCGCGAGCTGTCGCCAGCTTTGCCGCGGCTCATGATCGTGTGCTCCTTGATCGTGTCGGTGACGCGATGCGCGAGCACAACGGCGTTTTCGCGGCGGACGATCTTGTGCAAAGCGACCAGTTGTTCGGGACGAATCAGCGGCCGCGCGCAGTCGTGGATGAACACGTAGTCGATATCGCCGGGCAGCGAGGAAAGCGCGTTCATCACGGAGTCCTGCCGCTCGCGACCGCCGGCGACGAGCGCGGACGGCGTGGGCGCGTAGGCTGCCAGCTCGGTCATCTGCCGCTGGTCCCGGTAGACCACGACGTAGAAATCCGCGATGCCGCTCGCCATGAAAGCGACGGCGGAGTGAGCGAACACGGGTCGGCCGGCGAGGGGCGCGAGGACCTTGTCGTCGACCGTGCCTTGCATGCGAGAACCGGTTCCGGCGGCGAGAAGGATGGCGGCGGTGCGACTCATGATGAAGTGCGTGAGGTGCGGGGTTGGGGCTGGGGACGAACGAACGTGCCGGCGATCAGCCGGCGTTTTTTTAACCTCGGAACGATTCGCTAGGACTTGAGCTCTGCGAGGATGTCGCGGGCGGCCGCGACCGGGTCCGGCGCCTTGAAGATGGGTCGGCCGATGACGAGGAAATTGGCGCCGGTGCGCGCAGCTTCGGCGGGCGTCATCACGCGGGTCTGATCATCGGCCGCGGCGTCGCGCGGCCGGATGCCGGGGGTGACGAGCGTGACGTCCGACGGCAACGCGGCGCGGAGCGGCGCGATTTCGAGCGGCGAGCAGACAAGGCCGCGCAACCCGGCGTCGACGGCGAGCCGGCCGAGCCGGACCACCTGGGCCTCGGGCGAATCCGGCACGCCGACCTCGTGGAGGTGCACCGCACTCATGGACGTGAGCACGGTGACGCCGAGCAGCAGGAGTTCGGGCGCGTGCTGCTGCTGTGCCTTGGCGGCCCAAGACATCATTTCGCGGCCGCCGCAGGTGTGCAGCGTGAGCATCTTGATGGGGAGGCGGGCGGCGGATTCGACGGCCTTCGCGACGGTGTTCGGGATGTCGTGAAGCTTCAAATCCAGGAAGACGTTATAACCCAGGTCTGCGACCTCGCGCACGCAGTCCGGTCCGCAGGCGGTATACATCTCGAGTCCGATCTTGGCCCAGCGCACGGTGCCGGAGAGTCGCTTCAGTACCGGGGCAATATCGCGCGGAGAGGGTGCGTCGAGGACGAGGATCAGATCGCAAGCCATGGCGTGGGGGATCAGTCATGACGGGAATTTGGTCACAAACGAAGCCGAAAAACCGGCGGCGGCGTGGCAAACAATCCTCCGGCGAGGATTTGTAGGGGCGTCGCGTGCGGCGCCCTGACGCATTGAGATGCGCATCTCGATGGCGCGGACTCTAGGACGGGCGCCGCAAGCGGCGCCCCTACAATTGACGGCCGGTGTGCAGCGGCAGCCAAACCCGGGATTGAAGCGCGGCACGGGGTGTGCGGTAGTTTTCCCCAACCTCTGTGCGCACGCTGACGCTGCAGTCTCCTGCCAAGATCAACCTGATGCTCGCCATCACGGGCCGGCGCGCCGATGGATTTCACGATCTCGTGTCGGTCGTTGCGCCGCTCGCGTGGGGCGACACGCTGGTCGTCGAAGAAGTCGCGGCGGCGAACCACGAGCGCAGCGCCTTTACGCTGACCTGTGACGACCCGGGCGTGCCCATCGATCAGGCGAACCTCATTCTGAAAGCGGCCGAGGCGTTTCGCGCGGCGACCGGGTGGTTGGGTGGGGCGCGGTTCGCACTGACAAAACGCATCCCGGTGGGCGCGGGGCTTGGCGGCGGCAGCAGCAACGCCGCGACGGCCCTGCGCGCGCTCAACACCTTGGCAGCCACGCCGCTGGATGCGGTCGAGCTCGCACGCCTCGCGGCGAGCGTGGGTTCGGATTGCGCGCTATTCCTGCACGATGGACCGGTGGTGATGCGTGGCCGGGGCGACCGCGTGGAGCCGCTGCCGGAGCGGGCCGCGGCGCGATTGCGCGGGCGTGGGTTGCTCGTCTTCAAACCGGCTTTTGCGATTTCGACCGCGTGGGCCTACGGCCGGCTGGTCGCAGCGGCGCCTGGCGGCTACGCCACCGCCACCGCCGCGGAGGAGCGGCTGGCGCGGTGGATGGACGTAGCGGGCGATCGGTCGCGCGACCCGATCGCTGAGCTCGTGTTCAACAACATGGAATCCGCGGCATTTGCGAAGTTTCCGGCGCTGCCGCTGATGTTGGAACGCCTCCTCCGGGAGTTCGGCCTGGCGACCGGAATGAGCGGCAGCGGCAGCGCGTGTTTCGCCTTTCTGCCGGACGACGCGCCGGTCGCGGAGATCTGCGCGGCGGTACGTCGAGCATGGGGAGAATCTGCATTTGTCATTCAGACGCATTTGCAATAAATCCGAATTGACCCCGTCTGCCCCCAACCGCGTTATGGTCGGGCACTGCCGTCGCCACCCCGAAGCCGTCGGTTCAGGGCTTCTTAATGGATACTAGCGTCAAAAACGAATTCACGGTCCAAGGCATCGCCGCCTCGCAGGGCATCGCCTACGGCCAGATCTTCGTTTACATCCAGAGCGACGTCGAGGTGCCGAGTTATCAGGTCGAACCGGAGAAGCGGATCGAGGAGGTCGCGCGGTTCGAGAAGGCGCTGCTGGTGACGCGGCAGCAGATCGCAAAAATCCAGGACGAGGTGGAGCGCAACCTCGGACCCGAGGAGGCACTCATCTTCGATGCCCATCTGCTCGTGCTCGAAGACCAGGCGCTGATCGGCGAGACGATCCGCGAATTCGAGACCACGGGCCGCAACATCGAGACCTGCTTCAACAAAGTCTCGCAGCGCTACATCAAGGCGTTCTCCGAAATCGACGACGAATACCTGCGCGAGCGCGCCGGCGACATCCGCGACGTCGCGCAACGCGTGTTGCAGAACCTGCTCGGCCAGGCGGAGAACTCGCTCACGCGACTGGCCGACAAGCGGATCGTCGTGGCCAACGACATCTCGCCCTCCGATTCCGCCAGCATCGATCGCAGCGCGGCGCTCGGGATCGTCACCGACACCGGCAGCAAGACCAGCCACGCGGTGATCGTGGCGCGTTCGATGAAAGTGCCGGCGGTCGTTGGGCTGCGCGACCTGTCGCACCGCGTGAAGCACGGCGACTGGGCGATCATCGACGGCTACGATGGCGTGGTGATTGTCAACCCGTCGGAGAGCACGCTCTTCCGGTACGGCAAGATTCAGGAGCAGAAGAAGACCTTCGAGAGCCGGCTGCTCAAAGCCAACCAGGAGCCGGCGGTCACGCTCGACGGCGTGCCCGTGACGCTGATGGCGAACATCGAGAAGCCGGACGAGGTGAAGCTCGTGCGCGACTACAATGCCGCCGGCGTCGGGCTGTACCGGACCGAGTATCTGTTCCTCAGCTCATCCCGCGTGCCGAGCGAGCAGGAGCAGTTTCTCGCCTACAAGGCCGTGGCGGAGGGCCTCGCGCCGAACCCGGTGGTGATCCGCACGCTCGATCTCGGCGGCGACAAGCCGATGGCGGGCAATCCGGAGCTGTTCCCGAAGGAGGACAACCCGTTCATGGGTTTCCGGGCGATCCGGTTCTGCCTCGAGCACCAGGATATTTTCCGCGACCAGTTGCGCGCCATCCTGATGGCGAGCGCCTACGGGAAGGTGAAGATCATGTACCCCATGATCAGCGGGCACGAGGAGCTCGCGCGGGCGAATGCGGTTTTGGCGGATTGCATGAGCGACCTGAAGTCGCGCGGCGTGCCATTTGATGAAAACATCCCGGTGGGCGCGATGATCGAGGTGCCGAGCGCGGCCGAGACCGCGGATCTGCTGGCGCCGGATTGCGCGTTCTTCAGCATCGGGACCAATGACCTCATCCAGTATATCCTCGCGATCGATCGCGTGAACGACCGGATTGCGCACCTCTACGAACCGACGCATTGCGCGGTGCTGCGAACGCTGCGGCGGATCGTCGCCGAAGGTCATCGCGGCAAGTTGGAGGTGAGCGTGTGCGGCGAGATGGCCGGGGATCCGGTCTACGCGCCGCTGCTGCTGGGCATGGGCATCGATTGCCTGAGCATGGCGCCGCCGTGGATTCCGTCGGTGAAATACATCGTGCGGGCCATGACCATGGCGGATGCGCGAGCGCTGGCGGAAGAAGCGCTGCAGATGAATTCGCCCCGCGAAATCTACGCCAAGTGCGAGGCGTTTTACCGCGCGCGCGTTTCAGTGGATTGAGAAACGGTGGCACGGGCGTCTCGCCCGTGCAGGTCGCGGATTGGGAACGGCGGCCCACCAGAATCACGGGCGGGACGCCCGTGCCACTCTGCCCGTCTGCCGGCGAAAAGATTCCATCTTCGCACTTCAATTGTGCGCGGTTCGGGCCTAGACTACGGCCAACCCCGAAAGAAAGGAGGTTGTGATGCACCTACAACCCTCGCTCGGCCACGCCGAGGCCTACCTGAACGTTCACCTGAGCCGCGCGGGTCGCCGCCCCTCCGGCCACGAATCCGGACCGTTTGTAACCGTCTCCCGCGAATCCGGCGCCAGCGGGTCGACGTTTGCGCGCGCGCTCGCCACGCGGCTCGATCGCGACCTGCCGGGCGAAACGCCTTGGACGGTGTTCGATCGTAACCTCGTCGAAACGATGCTGCAATCGGAGCATCTCTCGCCGCGGCTCGCGCGTTTCCTGCCCGAAGACCACGTGTCCGAGATCGACGCGTCGATTGGCGAGTTGCTCGGGCTGCATCCGAGCATCTGGAACCTGATTCAGCAAACCAACGAGTTGATGCGGCAGATTGCGCGCACCGGCTACGCGATCCTGGTTGGTCGCGGCGCCAATTGCGCGACCGACGGCATCGGAGGCGGGCTGCATGTGAGACTGGTCGCGCCGGCGGTCGTTCGCTCCGAGCGCACCGCGGCGGAAATGGGGCTCACACCGGAAGGAGCGGTCCACTACAATCTCCGGGTCGAAGCGGCGCGGCGCAATTACGTCCGTTCGGTATTCGCGACCGACATCGATCGGGCGAGCGCCTACGATCTGTTGATCAACGTTGCGACCGTGGATCCGGACCTCGCGGTGGATCTCGCGGTGCGGACGCTGCTGAATCGCGTGGGCGTTCCGACGGTCGCGTGAGCGCACGTCCCACCGACGCGAAAGGTGGAGCGCGTGGCCTCCCAGGCGCTCGCTCGTCGCCGCGTGGCTTTCGCCGTACGGACCGCGTTGTCGTCAACGCCGCGACGAACCGAGACCGCGCTTGGCGGACAAGGCGATCTGCCACGCCAGGCATGTGACGTTGGCAGGAAACGTTCGCGTGCGGGACCGATGCGAGCGCCCGATTTCCGGGCGCCGGTCTACAACTGCGCACGCTGGGTAGCCCGACACGGCGCTCGGGCCGGCTCCCGATGGTGAGCTGACGAACGCCGGCCTATGGTGGTACCAACCACTCCCGTCATGGGTATCGAAACCATTTTGATCGTTCTTGGCGTCGCCATCGTGATTGCTGTCGCCGTTGGCGCGAGCCGCGCGAAGCGCAACGCGCCGGCCACCCAGGCGCCGAAGACCAACGTGCCGTCGTCCGTGCGGAAAAAGCCGTGATGCGCGACAGCAAGAGCGGGAGACCGTGGACTAGGCGGCGACCTGGGGCCGCCTCATTGCGGTGGCTCGCAGCGCTGTGGCTTCACTCAAACCAGCGACGCTACGCTCGTGCCAGCGTGAAGAACGTGTAGCGGTAGTTCTCGTCCCCACCTTCCCGTTGCTCCAGTACGCGCGGAAACTCGTGCCGCCATTCAGGGAACGTGCGATCGCCGTCAACGTGTGCGTGGATCAGCGTGAGGTAGAGTCGCGTGGCGGAAGGCAACGCGATCGCCTCCGCGAACACGCGTTGTCCGCCGCAAACATAGATTTCCCGCCCGTGCGCGCCGGCGGCGGCCAAGCCCGCGGTCAGCGAATGCGCAACCTCGACGCGATCCCCGGCGAGGGAGGTGTTGCGAGTCAGCACCACGGCGCGCCGCTCATCCTCGAGCACGCTGCGCCACGACTGAAAACTGATTCGCCCGAGCACGACGGTGGAGCGTGCGGTGCGCTGCCGGAAAAAGCTCCAGTCTTCGGGAATGCGCCACGGGAGCCGGCCCGCGCGCCCGATCACGCGGTTTTCCGAGCAGGCGACGATCACGTTAAAGGCGGGGAGCATGAAAGGCTGGGCCACACCAAAGCCGTCGGCGGCGTCGAGCGCAATCTTCGCCCGCCACGTCCGTCGTCCTCACGATCGCCGTCCGACCATCGGGTAACCTGTTAGGTTACATGGTGCGGAGATCACGCGGCATCGGCGAACTGCACGTCGACGCGGGCGCGCTCGAAGTCTGCAGCGGCGAGCAGGGGCTGAGGTTTCATCGCGGCGAGCCGCGCGACCCAACCGTCGGGAATCCGTTCGAGTCGCGTCGCGAACTGCGTGGCGATGTCGTTGTAGTACGACCGCGCGAGCGCGATCCGCTGCTCAGTGGTGACGAGTTCGCGCTGCAGCCGGGCGAACGAGTCCTGCGCGGTCAGCTCGGGATAGGCTTCCGCCACGCCGCGGAGAGCGGCCGCGACCCCCGCGAAGTCCGGGCCGGCCACGCCGGGCGGAGTCGCCTGGATCTGGCTGCGCAGCGCGCTGACCGCGGTCTGCGTTGAGCGTTCATGCGTGCTCAGCGCCGACACGACGGAGGTGAGGCTCGGCAGCAAGTCGTGCCGCCGCTTCAGCTGCACCTCGATGAGCGACCACGCTTGCCGGACCCGATTGCGCAGCGAGACAAGGCTGTTGAACACCATCCAGGTCCAGCCCAGCGCCCAGCCGCCGAGATAGCCGCCGAGCGCGATGGCCAGCGGAGCGAACGACCCCGGGGGAAGATTTTGCATCGCGAACAACGCAGCGCCGACCGCTGCGACGAGTCCCAGCGCCCAGCAAACCCAGGAACCGACGGCGAGCCGCGTCTGCACGCTTCTTTCGGTGCGCGTGCTGATCAGGAACAGCGGTGCGTTGCGGTCCTGCGCGATCTCCGGCGCGACCACGTCGGCCCGCTCGCGGGCTTGCCCGACGACGTAAAGTGACGTGTGCAGCGCCAGCCCGCGCTCGACAAACCGCCGTCGATGATCGGAGTTTGCCACCGCGTGATCCGGACCTTTGGCGTAGTAAAGCGGATCGCCACGATTCACCGTCTGCTCGAAGAGGGTCTGCGCTTCGACCTTCGCGCCGGCGGGGCGGATGAGCACGGCGCCCGTGTCGTCGCGCAGATAAAAATCCTGCGTCTCGCCGCCATGCGCGACGGTGGTCCAGCCGCTCTCGTGCCGCGTGCGGGTCCGGCTTTTGCCCTCCTTGTCGGTGTAGGTCTCCGTCACCGTGCGGGACCAATGTTCCTGCACCTCGTAGTCGAAGTGCACGCAGGTCGCGCCGCTGAGATAACCGCGCAGGGGCGCCGACGATTCGGCGGTGCCGGCGACCTCAACGAGCCCGATGAATACGCCCTGGGTCTTCGACGTGGGCAGATCATGCAGCAGCCGCTGCTTCCGCCGCAGGTGCAGACTCCCGAGGAGAAACGCGCCCGCGGCGACGCCGCACAGCACGACGGGAAGCGGATTGGAACCGTCCATACGCGAAGGTTGTGGCGCACCGCGGGGATTTTTCCAAGCGCGACCAGTGCATCGCGCACCGAAGTTCCCCTTGAGGGCTCTCTTCAATCACGTCCAAAGAGTAACCTAATAGGTTACTTCGCCTAAGGAGAAGCCGCTGCGAAGAGTAACCTAATAGGTTACTCTTTTGCGGCGCGCTGGAGAGCTGGGAGGCGCAGGGCGGCGGGAGGGAAGGTGGGCGGAAAGCGCGGCCAGTCGCGAAGCTGCGGCCTTGCGCTTGTGTCGGCGCACAACGTTCGCAAGCTCCCGCCATGCTTATCGGAATCCCCAAAGAGATCAAAACCGGCGAGACGCGTGTCTCGATGACGCCCAGCCTTTGCCGCCGCTGCGTGAAGAGCGGAGCCAAAGTGCTGGTGGAAAAATCGGCGGGCGTGCGCGCCGGCTTCGCGGATGCGGAGTATCGCGCCGCCGGCGCCACGCTCGTCGGCTCGGCCGCGAAAGTCTGGAAATCGGTCGACCTGATTTTGAAGGTCAAGGAGCCACTAGCTTCTGAATACGACCTCATGCAGGAGGGCCAGACACTGTTTACCTACCTGCATCTCGCCGCGGGGCCGGAACTCGCGAAGGCGCTGCAGCGCAAACGTATCCTCGGGATCGCGTATGAAACGGTTGAGACCGCGGATGGACAATTTCCGCTGTTGAAGCCGATGTCGCACATCGCCGGCCGGCTCTCGATCCAGATTGGCGCGTATTTCCTCCAGACCCAGCACGGCGGCTCGGGTGTGTTGCTCGGTGGCATTCCCGGCACGATGCCCGGTCACGTGGTGGTCGTGGGCGCGGGCAACTCCGGCGCGCATGCGGTGCAGATGGCGGCCGGGATGGGCGCGCGCGTGACGGTGCTCGATCTCGAAACCCGCAAGCTCGAGGCGCTCGACATGGAATATCGCGGGCGCGTGGTCACCCTGGTCGCGAATCCGGCGAACATCGAAGCGGCGGTAGCCGATGCCGATCTGCTCGTGGGCGCGGTGCTGATTCCCGCGGCGAAGGCACCGATCGTGGTGACGCGCAAGATGGTCGCTCGCATGCGGCCGGGCAGCGTGATCGTCGACATCGCGATCGACCAGGGCGGCTGCATTGAAACGGTTCGTCCAACCTCGCACGAGAAGCCGGTGTACCAGGAACTCGGCGTCATCCACTACGCGGTGCCGAACATGC is part of the Opitutus terrae PB90-1 genome and harbors:
- the ispF gene encoding 2-C-methyl-D-erythritol 2,4-cyclodiphosphate synthase codes for the protein MNLRIGHGYDIHRIVAGRPLILGGVRFEVDFGLEGHSDADCLTHAICDALLGAAGLPDIGHFFPNTDPAFKNIDSQVLLQRVRAEIRQRGFEIVNIDATVIAEKPKLQPRLTEMKSTLAKSAGLLPDEIGLKATTNEGIDDLGRGLAIAAHAVALLKRS
- a CDS encoding IspD/TarI family cytidylyltransferase, translated to MSRTAAILLAAGTGSRMQGTVDDKVLAPLAGRPVFAHSAVAFMASGIADFYVVVYRDQRQMTELAAYAPTPSALVAGGRERQDSVMNALSSLPGDIDYVFIHDCARPLIRPEQLVALHKIVRRENAVVLAHRVTDTIKEHTIMSRGKAGDSSRLRTLDRAKLWAMETPQVFSRELIVRAYAKVVSLGRRITDDAAAVELLREPVALLENPYPNPKLTTPADLAYLEFLLSR
- the pyrF gene encoding orotidine-5'-phosphate decarboxylase, which encodes MACDLILVLDAPSPRDIAPVLKRLSGTVRWAKIGLEMYTACGPDCVREVADLGYNVFLDLKLHDIPNTVAKAVESAARLPIKMLTLHTCGGREMMSWAAKAQQQHAPELLLLGVTVLTSMSAVHLHEVGVPDSPEAQVVRLGRLAVDAGLRGLVCSPLEIAPLRAALPSDVTLVTPGIRPRDAAADDQTRVMTPAEAARTGANFLVIGRPIFKAPDPVAAARDILAELKS
- the ispE gene encoding 4-(cytidine 5'-diphospho)-2-C-methyl-D-erythritol kinase; translated protein: MRTLTLQSPAKINLMLAITGRRADGFHDLVSVVAPLAWGDTLVVEEVAAANHERSAFTLTCDDPGVPIDQANLILKAAEAFRAATGWLGGARFALTKRIPVGAGLGGGSSNAATALRALNTLAATPLDAVELARLAASVGSDCALFLHDGPVVMRGRGDRVEPLPERAAARLRGRGLLVFKPAFAISTAWAYGRLVAAAPGGYATATAAEERLARWMDVAGDRSRDPIAELVFNNMESAAFAKFPALPLMLERLLREFGLATGMSGSGSACFAFLPDDAPVAEICAAVRRAWGESAFVIQTHLQ
- the ptsP gene encoding phosphoenolpyruvate--protein phosphotransferase produces the protein MDTSVKNEFTVQGIAASQGIAYGQIFVYIQSDVEVPSYQVEPEKRIEEVARFEKALLVTRQQIAKIQDEVERNLGPEEALIFDAHLLVLEDQALIGETIREFETTGRNIETCFNKVSQRYIKAFSEIDDEYLRERAGDIRDVAQRVLQNLLGQAENSLTRLADKRIVVANDISPSDSASIDRSAALGIVTDTGSKTSHAVIVARSMKVPAVVGLRDLSHRVKHGDWAIIDGYDGVVIVNPSESTLFRYGKIQEQKKTFESRLLKANQEPAVTLDGVPVTLMANIEKPDEVKLVRDYNAAGVGLYRTEYLFLSSSRVPSEQEQFLAYKAVAEGLAPNPVVIRTLDLGGDKPMAGNPELFPKEDNPFMGFRAIRFCLEHQDIFRDQLRAILMASAYGKVKIMYPMISGHEELARANAVLADCMSDLKSRGVPFDENIPVGAMIEVPSAAETADLLAPDCAFFSIGTNDLIQYILAIDRVNDRIAHLYEPTHCAVLRTLRRIVAEGHRGKLEVSVCGEMAGDPVYAPLLLGMGIDCLSMAPPWIPSVKYIVRAMTMADARALAEEALQMNSPREIYAKCEAFYRARVSVD
- a CDS encoding AAA family ATPase, with the translated sequence MHLQPSLGHAEAYLNVHLSRAGRRPSGHESGPFVTVSRESGASGSTFARALATRLDRDLPGETPWTVFDRNLVETMLQSEHLSPRLARFLPEDHVSEIDASIGELLGLHPSIWNLIQQTNELMRQIARTGYAILVGRGANCATDGIGGGLHVRLVAPAVVRSERTAAEMGLTPEGAVHYNLRVEAARRNYVRSVFATDIDRASAYDLLINVATVDPDLAVDLAVRTLLNRVGVPTVA
- a CDS encoding dihydrofolate reductase, whose protein sequence is MLPAFNVIVACSENRVIGRAGRLPWRIPEDWSFFRQRTARSTVVLGRISFQSWRSVLEDERRAVVLTRNTSLAGDRVEVAHSLTAGLAAAGAHGREIYVCGGQRVFAEAIALPSATRLYLTLIHAHVDGDRTFPEWRHEFPRVLEQREGGDENYRYTFFTLARA
- a CDS encoding LemA family protein, with the translated sequence MDGSNPLPVVLCGVAAGAFLLGSLHLRRKQRLLHDLPTSKTQGVFIGLVEVAGTAESSAPLRGYLSGATCVHFDYEVQEHWSRTVTETYTDKEGKSRTRTRHESGWTTVAHGGETQDFYLRDDTGAVLIRPAGAKVEAQTLFEQTVNRGDPLYYAKGPDHAVANSDHRRRFVERGLALHTSLYVVGQARERADVVAPEIAQDRNAPLFLISTRTERSVQTRLAVGSWVCWALGLVAAVGAALFAMQNLPPGSFAPLAIALGGYLGGWALGWTWMVFNSLVSLRNRVRQAWSLIEVQLKRRHDLLPSLTSVVSALSTHERSTQTAVSALRSQIQATPPGVAGPDFAGVAAALRGVAEAYPELTAQDSFARLQRELVTTEQRIALARSYYNDIATQFATRLERIPDGWVARLAAMKPQPLLAAADFERARVDVQFADAA
- the ald gene encoding alanine dehydrogenase; the encoded protein is MLIGIPKEIKTGETRVSMTPSLCRRCVKSGAKVLVEKSAGVRAGFADAEYRAAGATLVGSAAKVWKSVDLILKVKEPLASEYDLMQEGQTLFTYLHLAAGPELAKALQRKRILGIAYETVETADGQFPLLKPMSHIAGRLSIQIGAYFLQTQHGGSGVLLGGIPGTMPGHVVVVGAGNSGAHAVQMAAGMGARVTVLDLETRKLEALDMEYRGRVVTLVANPANIEAAVADADLLVGAVLIPAAKAPIVVTRKMVARMRPGSVIVDIAIDQGGCIETVRPTSHEKPVYQELGVIHYAVPNMPALVGRTSTLGLTQATERYVAMLVEKGPERALAESPGLAKGVNTRDGRIVNEAVAHALGYGRAES